The stretch of DNA ACGACCAGGCCTGAATGTACATCCAATAGAAACATCAAAGCTTTAAGAATCAGGGAAACAAGTAAAAGTATAGTCAGACTTGCCAGCCCTTATATGGTCAGACTTATTCCTCCTTATGGTCAAACccatccttatatggtcagacTTATACATCCTTATAAGGTCAGACCCACCCTATATAGTTAGACTTATCCTTAAATGGTCAGACTTATACATCCTTATAAGGTCAGACCCACCCTATATAGTTAGACTTATCCTTAAATGGTCAGACTAATccatccttatatggtcagacTTATCCATCCTTATATGGACAGACTTATAcatccttatatggtcagacCCACCCTATATGGTTAGTCTTatccttatatggtcagacTAATccatccttatatggtcagacTTATCCATCCTTATATGGACAGACTTATAcatccttatatggtcagacCCACCCTATATGGTTAGACTTATCCATCCTTCTATGGTCAGACTTATCCATCCTAATATGGTCAGACTTATCCACCCTTATATGGTTAGTCTTATccatccttatatggtcagacttatccatccttatatggtcagacttatccatccttatatggtcagacttatccatccttatatggtcagacttatccatccttatatggtcagacttatccatccttatatggtcagacttatccatccttatatggtcagacttatccatccttatatggtcagacTTATTCACCCTTATATGGTTAGTCTTATccatccttatatggtcagacttatccatccttatatggtcagacTTATCCACCCTTATATGGTTAGTCTTATccatccttatatggtcagacttatccatccttatatggtcagacttatccatccttatatggtcagacttatccatccttatatggtcagacttatccatccttatatggtcagacttatccatccttatatggtcagacttatccatccttatatggtcagacttatccatccttatatggtcagacTTATCCATCCTTATATGTTCAGACTTATccatccttatatggtcagacttatccatccttatatggtcagacTTATCCATCCTTAAATGTTCAGACTTATccatccttatatggtcagacTTATCCACCCTTATATGGTAAGACTTATccatccttatatggtcagacttatccatccttatatggtcagacttatccatccttatatggtcagacttatccatccttatatggtcagacTTATCCACCCTTATATGGTCAGACTTATCCACCCTTATATGGTCAGACTTATCCATCCTTATATAGTCAGACTTATccatccttatatggtcagacttatccttatatggtcagacttatccatccttatatggtcagacTTATCCATCCTTATATAGTCAGACTTATccatccttatatggtcagacTTATCCATCCTTATATAGTCAGACTTATccatccttatatggtcaaacttatccatccttatatggtcagacTTATCCATGACATACCTTCCATCCGGTGACACTTAGGGTTTTTCCTGCACTTCCAATAGTTATTGTTCTTTCCCACATTCCTGGAAGAGTTGCTGAAAGAAAGAAGGAAATGTAATATGATCAGACTCATATCAATTCTTATATGGTCAGACTTATATCAATCCTTATATAGTCAGACTTTTCAATCCTTAAATGGTTAGGTTTATCAatccttatatggtcagacTTTTCAATCCTTATATGGTTAGACTTTTCAatccttatatggtcagacTTTTCAatccttatatggtcagaTTTTCCAACCCTTAAATAGTTAGGTTTATCAatccttatatggtcagacTCATATCAATCCTTATTTGGTCAGACTTATATCAATCCTTATTTGGCCAGACTCATATCAATCCTGATATGATCAGACTTTTCAATCCTTATATCAATCCTTGTATGTGTCAAACTTTTCAatccttatatggtcagacTGTTCAATCCTTAAATGGTTAGGTTTATCAatccttatatggtcagacTTTTCAATCCTTAAATGGGTTGGTTTATCAatccttatatggtcagacTTATATCAatccttatatggtcagacTCATATCAATCCTTATATGGTAAGACTTTTCAatccttatatggtcagacTCATATCAATTCTTATATGGTCAGACTTACCTATCCTTATATGGTCAGCGCCTGAGTACACAAGCCACTCATAGACCTCATCGCTGATGCACAGAATGTTATGCCGAATACAAAGATTGGCGATCATCTCAAGCTCACTGCGGCTGAACACCTGATTTTTAGACACAGATAAGAGTAATGAAAAGAGTACAGGACATCATCTTAACGGGCTCCTACGTGTGCttgtttgttaaaaaaagagatTGATTCAGGGTACACAGGGCTGTTCCAGAAAAAGCTTACAGAGGCTTAGCTTGCATGCTGGTTTTTTAAGGTGTtttcatcgcaaaaaaaacattgtacagccatcttggatctttatcaaaataagaaacaaGGGGGATGGTGCCTGAAAATCCGAGATAGCCACTACCATTGCTTGAAGCTAGTTTTTCGCTATGAAAACACCTTTAAACACCTACTTGCAGGATCACCCTAGGTAAGTTAATAAGCTTGGCTTGAAAAGTCTTGATGTCTTCATGTCTATCTACACTATTATATGATTACTAACAAATGGCGTGAGGCTCTACCAGTTGCATGTTGCATTTGAACACCTGTATAAAGATGCCATCTAGAAGCCATCTGGTGTGTGGCCCTTTAAGGGCTATTTATTCTTAAGCAAGCTCCAGTGGATACAATAGTTTGGATTAGTTGCATGGAGGGTCTATGCCGGACCATATTATACGCTGTGACCACGCCCCTTAGACCCACCTTTCCAAGGGGGTTGTTGGGGGTGTTGATCACCATTGCTTTCGTCTTGCTTGAGAACTTGGACTCCAGTTCCTCTGGATCCAGAAGAAAGTCCTTTGATGAGGTGGCTCCCTCTTTCTATTAAaaatgaaatgttttctttaattAATATACTTTTATTGTCTTTGATCTCTTCATAATAGCAAGAGAATAATTTTACAACAATGTTAagtactttttaaaaaaagcttaaTGGTTGCCTCATGGTTGCTTCATGGTTGCCTCATGGTTGCCTCATGGTTGCCTCATGGTTGCTTCATGGTTGCCTCATGGCTGCCTCCTGGTTGCTTCATGGTTGCCTCATGGTTGCCTCATGGTTGCCTCATGGTTGCCTCATGGCTGCTTCATGGTTGCCTCATGGCTGCCTCCTGGTTGCTTCATGGTTGCCTCATGGTTGCCTTATGGTTGCCTCATGGCTGCTTCATGGCTGCCTCCTGGTTGCTTCATGGTTGCCTTATGGTTGCCTCATGGCTGCTTCATGGCTGCCTCCTTGTTGCTTCATGGCTGCCTCCTGGTTGCTTCATGGTTGCCTTATGGTTGCCTCATGGCTGCTTCATGGCTGCCTCCTGGTTGCTTCATGGTTGCCTCATGGTTGCCTCATGGTTGCCTCATGGCTGCTTCATGGTTGCCTCCTGGTTGCCTCATGGTTGCCTCATGGCTGCTTCATGGTTGCCTCCTGGTTGCCTCATGGTTGCCTCATGGTTGCCTGATTGCTGCTGCTCATTACTGTCGAGTTTCTTGTTATAAATTCTCTGAACTTTTAGCCCCAATATAGCAATAGATAAACAGCACTAACTTACTTACAGGTCTGAGAGGGATgtacacaggcttcccaccaGCTGACGTGACTTGGGGCGCATAACAGTCAAAGAAAGGCTCTATCAAAATGACCTGAGATAGCAAAAATTGAATGGCATAACATATAGTAACACTTACAGCGCTAGAGCCAAAAGTATTTGCATACCTGACAGAAAGTTATTTGAAAATTTAAGttaaaatacatttaaaaatgGCCTGACAGATAATAACACAGGGAtgtgtagccaggatttttaacagtttGGTTGGAACCCAACCAAAGCCCATATTATTagacattttctcctgtattttaagtaatgtctcatacatttactgtagaAATGCTgctggaaggggggggggagggctggcTCCCTGGGGTTACACCCTGCCTGTTACAATAAATGACCTGACAGATAGCAGCTTTTAAATggaaaataacaaaagaatTAAACAGAATGGAGACTACTACTGTATATAAAGGAATTCTTCTCTGTTGCTCTTATCGAGGAGATAGGAAAAGATATCAAATGTTCAAGCTTGCATGTTGTGACACAACATGTGAACATTCCCTACCTCATCCCCAGGGTTTATTATAGCTTGAAAAGTACAATACAGGGATTCATATGCTCCTACGGTGACAAGAATCTGCAACAAACAAAAGCTTTAACCACAAACAGCTGgatatataaattaataacCTGTTCTAGAGAAGACTTACCTCAGTCAGCGCATTTATCTCCCTTCCTTGAAGCTTGGTGTACATTGCAGCCAGAGCGTTAACAAGTCTTGGGTGGCCCTATGAAAGATGCAAATAAATTCATTTGAGTTTAGCTTCTACATAATCATCATGAAAAACTGCATACTTGAAGAGACTATATAGAAAATGGATTACTTAAAAGAGACTTTATAGATTACTTAAAGCGACTTGATAGAAAATGGATAACCTCGCTTCTGGTGTACTGACAAAGGGCAACATTGTCACTACTTGCTGCTTCTATCAGTGCGGCTTTGATGTGACTCTCAGGGGCAATGTCTGGAAAACCCTAAGAAGacaaaattattataatacaTTTGAATTTtgacattattattatgattagtaatgatggtagtatggtgataatcataatttatgatgatggtaatggtgatgatagtgatcacagtaatggtgatgatagtgatgacggtaatggtgatgatagtgatgacggtaatggtgatgatagtgatgacggtaatggtgatgatagtaatgatggtaatgatgatgatagtgatgacggtaatgatgatgatagtgatgatggtaatggtgatgatattgatgacggtaatgatgatgatagtgatgatggttaCCGTGATGATGGTGCtgacggtaatgatgatgatagtgatgacggtaatggtgatgatagtgatgatggtaatggtaatgatagtgatgatggtaaaggtgatgatagtgatgacggtaatggtgatgataatattgATCATAATGGCACCTGTCCCAAGTTAACTGCCTGATTTTCCCTTGTCAACCTTGTAAACTCAACCCACACATTTTTGGGATGTGACGCTATTCTTTCTGCAGGAGCGTACAAGCTGGACACGGATGAAGACATTTCTCTGATCTGAAGAAACATCAAAATTAGGCAAACAGAAGGAATTAAAAGTAGTGCATCTAGCTGTACATCACAAGCTcgtgataatggtggtgccGCCGGCGAAGCCTTATCAGCAGGTCGATATAAATAACAGAAATACGAAACGTTATATTGTTTCAACGTATTAATGTACTAGAATACTTTTGGATTAAAGCAGTTTTAAAATTAGTAGCATAAATTTGATTTAAATGCTTATCatgctaagaaaaaaaacactgagATCTTGTGTAGTTCATGACAACAACTCAACCATGAGCTGAGTACGTATAGAATAGCCACATTTTACCGTCTTTTGGGTGGCTGCGATGTCTTTTAGGCTCCTCAAGTGTGTCCTTACATACGTCGAGGAATCTAATACACTAGGCCTCGCAAAGCAGGATCTTAAACTTAACCGCGATACACTTGTACACATACTCCAATGCTCTCCAAGGCAAACGTTGAATATTTAATAGGGGCAGCAGTTATTGCAAGGCGCTCGTATGATGATCAGATCACTAGTTAACAGGCTCTCGCGGCATTGACTCGATAttaatgtattttgttttctctttcCTTGTACATTCGCGTTTACTAAAGCTTAATTCTTACGGTCGAACAAATA from Nematostella vectensis chromosome 8, jaNemVect1.1, whole genome shotgun sequence encodes:
- the LOC5505352 gene encoding kynurenine--oxoglutarate transaminase 3 codes for the protein MCTSVSRLSLRSCFARPSVLDSSTYVRTHLRSLKDIAATQKTIREMSSSVSSLYAPAERIASHPKNVWVEFTRLTRENQAVNLGQGFPDIAPESHIKAALIEAASSDNVALCQYTRSEGHPRLVNALAAMYTKLQGREINALTEILVTVGAYESLYCTFQAIINPGDEVILIEPFFDCYAPQVTSAGGKPVYIPLRPKEGATSSKDFLLDPEELESKFSSKTKAMVINTPNNPLGKVFSRSELEMIANLCIRHNILCISDEVYEWLVYSGADHIRIATLPGMWERTITIGSAGKTLSVTGWKLGWSIAPAELIRNLQTVHANSSYTHVTPTQEAVAVCLEKEFPLIGSQDSYFTKLSSMVSSKRDKMAAMLREIGFKPIIPEGGYFMMADFSDINLGVDLDKYDSSDDPTDFKFARWLIKEKKIAVIPPSAFYSQEHKSFASSFVRFCFIKEDSTIEKAAEKLREWKKSLSK